The window TGCCTTAGAGTGCTTTCATACACTTCCTCGCGGCTCATCGGAAGCCGTGCCAGTCCCTCTTTTACCGCTTGTGCTGCCACATCCGCCGCTACATGCGCAAAAACCTCAGTCTCATTCATGGTGGGCACAATATTGCCGAAGTCTATACCCCTGTTTTCCGCGAAGGATGCCAGAGAATGCGCCGCGGCAATCGCCATGCCATCGCTTATTTTCCTCGCTCTTACGGTCAATACGCCCTTCAGGATGCCCGGAAAACCCACGGAGTTATTTACCTGATTGGGAAAATCCCCCCTACCTGTGGCAACGATGCGGGCTCCAGCTTTATGAGCTTCATGAGGATAGATCTCCGGAACGGGATTGGCACAACTGAATACGATGGAATCGGCTGCCATCAGGCGGATCCACTCCGGCTTGATAGTACCGGGTCCGGGAGTAGAGAGGGCGATCAGCACATCGGCACCCAGCATGGCTTCTTCCATGCTGTTCAGTTTACGAGGATTGGTCTTTTGCGCCAGCGCCCATTGTTTGTACTTTCCAGGATTATTCTGAATATCATGCCGCGCAGCGTGAAGCGCGCCTTTGCTATCGAAGATCACCATTTTGGCGGGATTTGCCCCTTCGCATAATAAAAAGCTGGCAATAGTGCTATTGGCAGCGCCTGCGCCGAAGAGGACAAAGGAGCTTTCCGCAATCTTTCTACTGGTCAGTTTGAGCGCATTGATCACCCCGGCAAGGGTAACGCAGGCCGTGCCCTGAGCGTCGTCGTGCCATACCGGAATATCGCAGCTTTCGCGCAGTTCATCCAATACCCGATAGCAATTCGGTTGAGAGATATCCTCCAGGTTCACCGCACCCACACTGGGCTGTAGCATTTTCACAAAATCGATCAGCTTTTGGGCATCCGGTTTTCCGTTTTCATCAC of the Candidatus Cloacimonadota bacterium genome contains:
- a CDS encoding NADP-dependent malic enzyme; the protein is MKELKLDLSNLAELFRNNLPEDKVAAAQTVFLKKASEAMHDFYTGKMQSLPKAGIYGFNWFNIWYTPGVSKVSTTIREDPEASYRLSNRGNLVAVVSDSTRVLGDGDCGPTGGLGVMEGKAMLMKYLGACDAIALCVNNRDENGKPDAQKLIDFVKMLQPSVGAVNLEDISQPNCYRVLDELRESCDIPVWHDDAQGTACVTLAGVINALKLTSRKIAESSFVLFGAGAANSTIASFLLCEGANPAKMVIFDSKGALHAARHDIQNNPGKYKQWALAQKTNPRKLNSMEEAMLGADVLIALSTPGPGTIKPEWIRLMAADSIVFSCANPVPEIYPHEAHKAGARIVATGRGDFPNQVNNSVGFPGILKGVLTVRARKISDGMAIAAAHSLASFAENRGIDFGNIVPTMNETEVFAHVAADVAAQAVKEGLARLPMSREEVYESTLRQINSTRELCFKMMEEGHIPSPPQKLLQDVFDACLADFKA